AATGGGCATGCTTCAATTGCTGGTGAGATGTTGACACATTTGGACCTGCAAACTGCATCTATCACTGCAAGGAACGGCTATGATCCATTCCATGTTGCCACAAAGCTGGGTCATCTTGGTAAGAATATGATCCGATTGCCTGTTTTTGATCCGTTCAGTGTTGTAAGGAATTTGGCGACTAAAACTCTTTAGATAAAGTTATGGCTGTTACATAATGGCTTAACCGTTATGGCAGCGAGGTATCAATCATGTACAACTGACATGCTTTTCCAACTCTACATTCATGTGTGAATGAAATTGGCTTTCTTCTGGTTTCTCACGATTATCTTTTTGGAACTTTGTTGAtgcttcttattttatttagcttttgattggtaaacaaatatatattgataaaaaatgtAGGCACGAGCCAAACTATACGGGACATGTACAAGAGCAGTGCcaagtgtgctagtttagtgatacaaggaattcatggaaggtcatgccatgaaaatcaattacaatcgaccaatgtagtaaagtagaaaaaaacaagtttctaagctcatccattgatcgttcttgattttcaaaaattcttgcattcctctccctccaaatgcaccaccatagacatgttgggaccatcttccatggattattcttattttattaattccaTGTTATTCCAATTCTTCTTAGCCTGAACCGAAAGCATCAGAACATTCATTTTCCACCAAAGTAAACAGTCTTTGTTGATCTTCCCTCCTCATTCTTAAGTTTTCTTTATTTGCTTGATTTACATGACTTTTAAAGGGTAGTcaatccttttatttcttttagcaCTTAATTGATTGCATTCTCAGGGGAAAAAACATACCCTTGATTGTCTTTAGTATGCTTATCTTTGATGCAATGAAAACACGGAGACTTCCTTTAGTCATTATCATGTACACTTAAGGCAAAAAGGGTGCTGGAAAATATAAAATGGATGATATGGCATACCTAGTAATTGAGGTCTCATCATCCTCATGTTCTAAACGGACTAAACTACACATTCTTCATTTATGTACCTTctcattttggaatttttggaatCTGATATGGCTTAGGATTGATATATAGCTTGGTGAAAGgcctgtgtgtgtgtgttcgtAGAATAATGGTGTGCAAGTTTGCATGCTTGGATGTGCAATGCCATCTTTCCTTATTTAATAATTCATGCAGTCAATAAGACTACAATATTTAATACTTAACTAGATAAGTGGATATTGCGTTAGAAAATGGACAATTGTTATAGGCTATtacttctttgaaaaatttctctctctattctgatcaagggaaaaataaaatctttcagaTGTGTTGAAGGAACTTCTGCACATATTCCCCAACTTGGCCATGACTACAGATCTCTCCAATTCAACTGCCTTACACACAGCTGCTACTCAGGGGCACATCGAGATAGTCAACCTTCTTTTGGAAACTGACGCCAACCTTGTTAAGATAGCTAAAAATAATGGTAAGACTGTACTTCATTCGGCAGCCAGGATGGGACGCTTGGAGGTTGTGAAATCTCTACTAAACAAAGATCCAAGTACTGGTTTTAGGACTGATAAGAAAGGCCAAACTGCCTTGCACATGGCTGTGAAAGGGCAAAATGAGGAGATTGTGCTGGAATTGATAAAGCCTGACCCATCAGTTTTGAGTTTGGAGGATAATAAGGGAAACACAGCGTTGCATATTGCCACAAATAAGGGCCGTGTTCAGGTGCTTCTTCATTTCTCCCTCTTtcaaatgttttcttttttgattttatataattccaTATGGTGAATATGCTCTGTTACTTACAAATAATCATATCAATTGGTTGACAATTCCACAAATGCAAAACTTGGTTTTGTGTCACTTGCCAGGGGAAGAATTCTTGTGCCTGTGATATCTGAGCTCAAATGAAGTCAAAACATGTTCTGGCGAACAAGATGGAACCTTATTTTCTTTGCCTTTGTCCTTCAATTCTTTTCCAAAAGTTATTTTAGGTAGATGATAATAGTATAAGATTTGGCTTCCGTCTCCATTGAATATCCATGCTAATACTTTTCCCTttatatttttctcctttttgcaAATAATTTATGGTTTGGCTTTCTATGTGAGTGAGTGAGTCCCATTGCTTTGGGAAATGTTCCAATCCATAAGCAAGATAGTAGAATTATGTAAAATGCTAGACCTTTTTTCCTGGTTCTTTGGCATTGGAGTACCAGATCTATCCCCTATTTATAGAAGGAGACCATCAAGCCAGTTGATAGTTTCAAGCAAATTTATCAACTTGCTATGCATATAACAACCAATATCAGGCTTAGATGCTAAAACCAATTGCTTAATGTAGCATTATCCATATTTCAGGGATTGGAAACTTTGTTTTCAAATCTAGAACGCTCGTTGTCAAATTAATTAGATTGGCATTGGGGTTTAAAGCTAATTCCTGGAGGACACAGGAGTTGGGATATACATTTTTGGTTGACTGTTCCAATGCTCCAAGTTGAGCCAGCAATATTTTGATATGGTTTTTCAGCCAACAATATGAAGTCGTTCAATTTGAAACTCATCATCACTCTGATTGAGATACTTGTTGAGTCTTTAGTAATGACAAGTAATTAAACCTGCAATTTTTTCAATCAAAGACAATATGTGTTTTGGTACTTCACACCCACTGCACGGGTGTGTGCATGTGTTAAGTCCATAACATGTTCATGAACATTGCATTTCCTATGTTTGGGAGTTGCTTTATAATAGTAGAATTTTTTGATCAGCagatcataaaatttaaatgattgaGGATGGGAGAATCTTACAAAATCCTAGTAAATTGACAAAGGAGAAACATATGGGGTCCCCCCTATGACTAGGATTTTAACTAAAGGAAAGCTGTCTGACCAGATGATGAATATCCTAcactcctcttcttcttcttgaactttttaatttttagttttatgttcCAACTTCATTCAGCTTTTCACAGTACGGAAATTTGGCTTCATGTCATTGCAGAATGTACGTTGTTTGTTATCAGTTGAGGGTATTAATATCAATTCAATGAACAAGGCTGGAGAGACTCCACTTGATATTgctgaaaaatataaaacggCAGAACTTGTCTCCATTTTAAGGGAAGCAGGAGCCACCAATTCTAAGGACCAAGGAAAACCTCCAAGTGCAGCAAAGCAACTTAAGCAGACTGTCAGTGACATAAAGCACGATGTCCAGTCACAACTTCAACAGACCCATCAAACTGGCGTCAGGGTccaaaaaattgcaaagaggctaAAAAAGCTTCACATTAGCGGTCTTAACAATGCTATAAACTCTGCAACCATTGTTGCTGTTCTCATAGCTACTGTTGCTTTTGCAGCCATCTTTACTGTACCTGGCCAGTATATTGAGGAGAAAACAAAGGATGCCTCACTTGGACAAGCCCATATAGCCAAAAAAGCGGCTTTCCTAGTCTTCTTTGTGTTTGATAGCCTGGCATTATTTATCTCCCTGGCTGTTGTTGTAGTCCAGACATCTGTGGTTGTGATAGAACCAAAGGCGAAGAGGCAGCTTGTATTTGTGATTAACAAGCTAATGTGGCTGGCTTGTCTCTTCATTTCAGCTGCCTTCATTTCTCTGACATTTGTAGTGGTTGGCTCAGATGGCCGATGGCTTGCTGTGTGTGCTACAGTAATAGGTTGTACAATCATGCTCACGACCATTGGCTCAATGTGCTATTGTGTTATCTTACATAGAATGGAGGAGAAAAAATTGAGGAACATAAGGAAAGCTGAGAGCCGATCTCGTTCATTCTCTATGGCATCAGAACCTGAGATTCTGAACAGTGAATATAAGAGGATGTACGCACTCTGAGGTCAGTGGAGGAGAAATATAGCACAGAAGTTGGAAGGATTGGGTGGGCTAATATTCCTcaatttatatcttaacacaaTCATTGTTCCTCCTGGTATAGTAACCAATCATATGAATCTTATTATTGTAGGACCCCGAGCTGAGGGTTCCTTAGCGTATATGAAGATATGGAACCAAACAAGTACCTGGCATCAGCAAACCCAGGGGAGAAGGTATTGAGGCCGTTCAACTTGTTATTTCGTGCTTGCTTTGCATCTTCACATGATCACATGAAAACTTCATATTTCCTCTCCTGATGGGTCCTCTACGGCATTGACAGTGCCTTGATTTTAGATATGTAATCAACGTATATCTTAGAGATCCTGATAGAATTTGTAAGAAGCTAAATAGCAGCCTGAGGTGCAAACAACTAATGCCTACT
This genomic interval from Carya illinoinensis cultivar Pawnee chromosome 2, C.illinoinensisPawnee_v1, whole genome shotgun sequence contains the following:
- the LOC122300799 gene encoding ankyrin repeat-containing protein At5g02620-like, which gives rise to MIMEKQSSFKGVKMEKQLSFRGVDEKQAHSRGAMEKQQSFRGVMEKQKSFRGFMEKQKSFRIVMEKQLSFINGERKKTRDSPGKRGDSPLHLAARAGNLGRVREILQNCDGNEAKDLLAKQNQEGETPLYVAAENGHASIAGEMLTHLDLQTASITARNGYDPFHVATKLGHLDVLKELLHIFPNLAMTTDLSNSTALHTAATQGHIEIVNLLLETDANLVKIAKNNGKTVLHSAARMGRLEVVKSLLNKDPSTGFRTDKKGQTALHMAVKGQNEEIVLELIKPDPSVLSLEDNKGNTALHIATNKGRVQNVRCLLSVEGININSMNKAGETPLDIAEKYKTAELVSILREAGATNSKDQGKPPSAAKQLKQTVSDIKHDVQSQLQQTHQTGVRVQKIAKRLKKLHISGLNNAINSATIVAVLIATVAFAAIFTVPGQYIEEKTKDASLGQAHIAKKAAFLVFFVFDSLALFISLAVVVVQTSVVVIEPKAKRQLVFVINKLMWLACLFISAAFISLTFVVVGSDGRWLAVCATVIGCTIMLTTIGSMCYCVILHRMEEKKLRNIRKAESRSRSFSMASEPEILNSEYKRMYAL